Proteins encoded in a region of the Ptychodera flava strain L36383 chromosome 4, AS_Pfla_20210202, whole genome shotgun sequence genome:
- the LOC139131546 gene encoding putative 2-oxo-4-hydroxy-4-carboxy-5-ureidoimidazoline decarboxylase, which translates to MSSRAKLDVGQLNDLTFDEFFQRFQNIIEYGSLITASIWSHRPFRSAKHLHDHFCAFIDGLADDGKTGILLCHPDLAGKLSQAGKLTEESTKEQKGSGLLSLTDEERAFLQDCNEQYRKKFGFPFVICARENKKAAIMEGFNRRLKNTHSEELDTGIAEVKKIGWYRLTDLIEAESKL; encoded by the exons ATGTCTTCGCGAGCTAAACTCGACGTCGGGCAGCTCAACGACCTAACTTTCGACGAATTTTTCCAACGATTTCAAAACATTATAGAGTATGGTAGTCTGATAACAGCATCGATATGGTCCCACCGGCCTTTCAGAAGCGCCAAACACCTTCACGACCATTTCTGTGCTTTCATCGATGGCCTTGCAGATGACG GGAAAACAGGAATATTACTATGCCATCCTGACCTAGCTGGGAAACTATCACAAGCTGGAAAACTCACAGAGGAATCTACCAAAGAGCAGAAAGGTTCCGGACTGTTGTCACTGACGGATGAAGAGAGAGCCTTTCTACAAGACTGCAACGAACAATACCGCAAGAAGTTTGGCTTTCCATTCGTCATCTGTGCTCGGGAGAATAAAAAGGCGGCAATCATGGAAGGATTCAACAGACGACTCAAGAACACTCATAGTGAGGAGTTGGATACTGGTATAGCTGAAGTGAAGAAGATAGGCTGGTACAGGCTTACAGATTTGATTGAAGCAGAGTCCAAGCTATGA
- the LOC139131545 gene encoding vascular endothelial growth factor receptor 1-like: MDKMAEVISSVRYCRMFCVFIVLVLPAFATFTLGSSSHQSIPQLSITEETTSIHHGDQLQITCRCNSEIEWDYPKHEDNDIYMRLEVVTREKTNANNEKDFTSILTVVNTTYLDTGKYQCKLKTARDRVNNQTATSVYVFVNSNETNQLLLPDTTMSFKVYAKWSFTIPCRLTNPSATILLRNRQHKIPVDGDTVQYDPTRGFVIKEGHPNYAGFIKCIARLNGQHQEVAYILFYEAIAPKPKPTIEGSKPEVLRGEHFRVTCKVDAPLSVTMNFKWEYPGQTSSDTADISHNSEDIYEARRSFRRFYSELKISEAELANEGYYNCTAVNYKGQTTVSTYVRVLDSGYLEIKPVKNQYVIEAAVGSKVKVAFEVRTYPKSSYMWYKDGAPIYSRNSTFEIRKKDNQRRLMINEVTLEHEGNYTLVGANEYIPAPVETTVQLIVIVPPQLRITQTPVPTRTNPPLYMTKEAYTLDCDVTGRPLPAVTWLWQPCSDLDDCKKSFSNSNQWISIPFRDADATPGFQYLDNSKAGRSSLSISAAVQPGWYRCVASSPAFPDNVTQDIEFKLTDVTNGLSISANPLPVIETMPVNLTCKANKYAYRNIRWSRKVDANTTADILQDLSGREVQIHESTTEYSHVSVLSIPALYQNDSGAYSCSVTNRRKELDDPDTTTLTHNFEVNAISRPTIKKGLMHQRILASKGRFNLECQAYGVPTPMITWYKDTNIIENNDIGIVQGDMFTSTLTVTRIDMYDTGMYTCRAGNQGGYVNSSALVEIYEKLNVVVEPAIVSAHQNDNVTLTCRSAGNPRPVVKWTKKFNATHFSTVPRHMYTIEHSRMYNVISQLILKEIKHQEMGSYRCVASNMKMRDSEYMYTDSADSIVQHSTNSLAQGSGQLPLSEEQIRMMALLGGGFAFVLIVFIVIIITLRKYRKRPTYHSDTKEMAFPPIIEDGIEAGVEGACEKTPYDKRWEFPIDHLRIGQTIGRGAFGRVVKAAAWGINGSSSVTTVAIKMLKVDANETEKKALWTELKMLIHIGQHLNIVNLLGACTTDCLYVIIEFCKHGNLCDYLRTRRDSFVLEPRTPSTSPSDQDMYDDVFEYMEDPLSLHDLTCFCFQVARGMEFLASKKVIHRDLAARNVLLGENHVVKICDFGLARDIYDDPNYITKGSCRLPIKWMAPESILDDKVFTTESDVWSFGILMWEIFSLGGTPYPGMQIDEEFFERLRGGYRMRCPELAPQEIYQVMMQCWSGTPKSRPSFSSLAAKLGSHLETNVRQEYIDLNEPYQNRNSTMINYADLVNEEVQEYQPLMSKNSYTHAKPNSSGSDTHSSRPYLEPITRRIKGSTVTTFPASENDAEEDYWDGATELSSLDRNRSSFNDKGSSKSEESVSSDMSSGFHSEGYANELKHAAQESDPPPEYSQVIEADSAFNVTA, translated from the exons ATGGACAAGATGGCGGAAGTGATTTCATCTGTTCGGTATTGCCGAATGTTCTGTGTATTTATCGTCTTAGTTTTGCCAGCCTTCGCGACTTTTACCTTGG GGTCTTCCAGCCACCAGAGCATACCCCAGCTCAGTATCACCGAAGAAACAACATCCATTCACCATGGAGACCAGCTCCAGATAACGTGCAGATGCAATTCTGAGATCGAGTGGGACTATCCAAAACATGAGGACAATGACATCTACATGCGATTGGAAGTTGTTACAAGGGAGaaaacaaatgcaaacaatGAAAAAGACTTCACTAGTATTCTCACAGTTGTAAATACAACGTATTTAGATACAGGAAAGTATCAGTGCAAACTTAAAACAGCCAGAGACAGAGTGAACAACCAAACTGCCACCAGTGTCTACGTTTTTGTAAACAGCAATG AAACTAATCAACTCTTGCTGCCAGACACCACGATGTCTTTCAAGGTGTACGCAAAGTGGTCCTTCACAATACCGTGCAGATTGACTAATCCATCAGCCACCATCTTGCTCAGAAATAGACAACACAAAATCCCTGTCGATGGGGACACTGTACAGTATGACCCAACTAGGGGGTTTGTCATAAAAGAGGGCCACCCAAACTACGCTGGATTCATCAAATGTATTGCCAGATTAAATGGACAACATCAAGAAGTGGCTTATATACTTTTCTATGAAG CAATTGCACCCAAACCAAAGCCAACAATCGAGGGCAGTAAACCAGAAGTTTTGCGAGGAGAACATTTCCGGGTGACTTGCAAAGTGGATGCTCCACTTAGTGTTACCATGAACTTTAAGTGGGAGTATCCAGGTCAAACT TCAAGCGACACAGCTGACATCAGCCACAATTCAGAAGACATCTATGAAGCGAGAAGAAGCTTTCGTAGGTTTTACTCAGAACTGAAGATTAGCGAAGCGGAGTTGGCCAACGAGGGATATTACAACTGCACAGCTGTCAACTACAAAGGCCAAACCACCGTTTCCACTTATGTCAGAGTCCTAG ACAGTGGTTACCTTGAGATTAAACCAGTCAAAAATCAGTACGTTATTGAAGCAGCAGTTGGATCCAAAGTGAAAGTGGCATTTGAAGTGAGGACGTACCCTAAGTCAAGTTACATGTGGTACAAGGATGGGGCTCCTATCTACTCCAGAAATTCCACTTTCGAGATCCGTAAAAAAGACAATCAGAGGCGACTGATGATCAATGAGGTCACCCTGGAACATGAAGGAAACTATACTTTGGTCGGCGCCAATGAATATATACCAGCGCCAGTTGAAACAACAGTTCAACTCATCGTCATTG TTCCTCCTCAACTGCGCATTACACAGACTCCGGTGCCCACGCGAACCAACCCGCCTCTGTACATGACAAAAGAAGCGTACACCCTTGACTGTGATGTCACAGGCAGGCCTCTACCGGCTGTTACCTGGCTATGGCAACCATGCAGTGACCTTGACGACTGCAAGAAGTCCTTCTCAAACAGCAATCAATGGATTTCCATCCCCTTCAGGGATGCCGATGCCACCCCGGGTTTCCAGTACCTGGACAACTCAAAAGCTGGCCGGAGCAGTCTGAGTATCTCTGCAGCTGTTCAGCCGGGATGGTATCGATGCGTCGCCTCATCTCCAGCTTTTCCTGATAATGTCACACAGGACATTGAGTTTAAATTGACAG ATGTTACGAATGGTTTGAGTATCTCTGCCAATCCCTTGCCAGTTATTGAGACCATGCCAGTCAACTTGACCTGCAAAGCCAACAAATATGCGTACAGAAATATCCGATGGAGCCGAAAAGTTGACGCAAACACCACCGCGGACATTCTGCAAGATCTGTCAGGTCGGGAAGTGCAAATCCATGAATCAACCACGGAATATTCCCATGTGTCTGTTTTGAGTATTCCGGCTTTGTATCAAAATGATTCAGGTGCATACAGCTGCTCAGTCACCAACCGAAGGAAAGAGCTTGATGACCCCGATACAACGACGTTGACACACAACTTTGAGGTCAATG CCATTAGCAGACCAACCATTAAAAAGGGCCTTATGCACCAGAGGATTTTGGCCAGCAAGGGACGTTTTAACTTAGAGTGCCAGGCCTATGGCGTTCCAACACCGATGATAACGTGGTATAAGGACACCAACATCATTGAGAACAATGACATCGGCATAGTACAGGGAGACATGTTCACATCAACGCTGACGGTTACCAGAATAGATATGTACGACACTGGAATGTACACTTGCAGGGCAGGGAATCAAGGAGGATATGTGAACTCGAGTGCTCTCGTTGAAATATATG AAAAACTGAATGTTGTGGTTGAACCAGCGATTGTGAGCGCCCACCAGAATGACAACGTCACGCTTACTTGTCGGTCGGCTGGCAATCCAAGACCCGTCGTCAAATGGACCAAGAAGTTCAACGCAACACACTTTTCAACAGTGCCAAGGCACATGTACACTATAGAACACAGTCGCATGTACAACGTCATAAGCCAGTTGATTCTCAAAGAAATAAAGCACCAGGAGATGGGCTCATACCGTTGCGTTGCCTCCAACATGAAGATGAGGGACTCTGAATACATGTACACGGACTCAGCTGACAGCATTGTACAACACT CAACCAATTCCTTGGCACAAGGATCTGGTCAGCTCCCACTGTCAGAGGAACAAATTCGCATGATGGCGCTGTTGGGTGGCGGATTTGCTTTTGTACTCATTGTCTTTATTGTCATCATCATAACCCTGAGGAAATACAGAAAG AGACCCACCTACCATAGTGATACCAAGGAAATGGCTTTCCCGCCAATCATCGAGGACGGCATCGAAGCTGGCGTGGAAGGAGCCTGTGAAAAGACACCCTATGATAAGAGATGGGAATTTCCCATCGATCACCTAAGGATTGGCCAGACAATTGGCAGAGGTGCCTTTGGTAGAGTAGTAAAGGCCGCTGCCTGGGGCATCAACGGTTCATCTTCAGTCACGACAGTTGCTATCAAGATGTTGAAAG TTGATGCCAATGAGACGGAAAAGAAAGCACTTTGGACTGAGCTGAAGATGCTGATCCACATCGGCCAGCATCTGAACATCGTGAACTTGTTGGGTGCCTGTACCACTGACT GTCTATATGTTATAATTGAATTCTGCAAACATGGCAACCTTTGTGACTATCTTCGGACTAGACGAGACAGCTTTGTGCTTGAGCCCAGGACGCCAAGTACATCGCCTTCAGACCAAGACATGTATGATGACGTCTTTGAATACATGGAAGATCCCCTCAGCTTACACGACTTGACGTGTTTCTGCTTCCAAGTGGCCAGGGGAATGGAGTTTCTAGCCTCAAAGAAG GTGATTCATCGTGATTTGGCAGCTCGTAATGTGTTGCTTGGAGAAAACCATGTGGTGAAGATCTGTGACTTTGGTCTTGCGAGAGATATCTATGATGATCCAAACTACATCACCAAGGGATCT TGTCGGCTTCCGATCAAATGGATGGCACCAGAATCAATCCTGGATGACAAAGTCTTCACGACTGAGAGTGATGT TTGGTCATTTGGTATTCTTATGTGGGAGATCTTCTCACTGGGTGGTACACCATACCCTGGCATGCAGATTGATGAAGAGTTCTTTGAAAGATTGCGAGGTGGCTACAGGATGAGATGCCCCGAGCTTGCCCCACAGGAAAT CTACCAGGTGATGATGCAATGTTGGAGCGGCACACCAAAGTCCAGACCGTCATTCAGTTCCTTGGCCGCTAAGCTAGGTAGCCATCTTGAAACCAATGTAAGACAG GAGTACATTGACCTGAATGAGCCGTATCAGAATCGCAATTCTACCATGATCAACTACGCTGACCTGGTCAACGAGGAGGTTCAAGAATACCAGCCATTGATGAGCAAGAACAGTTATACGCACGCTAAACCCAACAGCAGTGGCTCGGATACTCACAGCTCAAGGCCCTACTTAGAGCCCATCACCAGGCGCATCAAAGGCAGCACAGTCACCACATTCCCTGCCAGCGAGAATGACGCCGAGGAAGATTACTGGGACGGTGCCACGGAACTGAGCTCCCTGGACAGGAATCGCAGCAGCTTCAACGACAAGGGAAGCAGCAAAAGTGAGGAATCGGTGTCGTCAGACATGTCGAGCGGATTTCATTCTGAAGgctatgcaaatgaactgaaacACGCCGCCCAGGAGAGTGACCCACCGCCGGAATACAGTCAGGTCATTGAAGCTGACTCAGCTTTCAACGTCACTGCATAA